GCACAAGACGGGAAAGAACACTCATTAAGAGCGTCGGCCGATGTCCTCGCTGATGAATTTCAACTTACCCCGGAAGAAAGAACGCAATTACTGCCAAGTGGCAATCAGGCAGTTTTCCTTAACAGGGGCGGTTGGGCAAGGACCTATCTTTGCAAAGCTGGTTTGTTGGAATCCCCCCGAAGAGGATTTTTTCAAATTACCAAAAGAGGAAAAGACTTATTAGCTGAAAAGCCTCAAAAGATTACTGCTAAATCTCTTGAAAGATATCCAGAGTTTATTGAGTTCATTACAACTAAAAAAGAAAAGACAACTTCTCCTCTTCCAGAATTAAATGGACATCTGGACCCCGAAGAAGCCCTTGAAACAGCATATTTTACTCTAAGAAAAAACCTGGCCGACAACATAATTGAACAGATCAAGAAAGTCTCACCAAGTCTTTTTGAAAAGCTTGTTGTTGAACTCTTGTTGAATATGGGTTACGGAGGCAGCCGTAAAGATGCAGGCGAAGCAATCGGAAGATCCGGCGACGAAGGCATAGACGGCATAATCAAAGAAGATCGCCTTGGCCTCGACATCATATACATACAGGCAAAAAGATCGGCCTGCGCTGTTGGACGCCCCGAAGTCCAGAAATTTGCCGGAGCTCTCCAGGGTCAACGGGCAAAGAAAGGTGTAATGATCACAACATCTTTCTTCACCCCTGATGCTTGGGAGTACGTAAAGAAAATTGATAATAAGATCGTGCTGATCGACGCAGACGAACTCGCAAACCTAATGATCGACCACAATTTGGGAGTAAGCACAATGGCATCATATGAAGTTAAAAAGATAGACTCTGATTATTTTATTGAGTAAGTTGTAAGAAATCATATTCATATTTACTTGAGTTCCAAGTGTTTTTTATAACTGTGATGTGGGTTAGAAGGAG
This DNA window, taken from Candidatus Margulisiibacteriota bacterium, encodes the following:
- a CDS encoding restriction endonuclease, with protein sequence AQDGKEHSLRASADVLADEFQLTPEERTQLLPSGNQAVFLNRGGWARTYLCKAGLLESPRRGFFQITKRGKDLLAEKPQKITAKSLERYPEFIEFITTKKEKTTSPLPELNGHLDPEEALETAYFTLRKNLADNIIEQIKKVSPSLFEKLVVELLLNMGYGGSRKDAGEAIGRSGDEGIDGIIKEDRLGLDIIYIQAKRSACAVGRPEVQKFAGALQGQRAKKGVMITTSFFTPDAWEYVKKIDNKIVLIDADELANLMIDHNLGVSTMASYEVKKIDSDYFIE